A genome region from Methanobacterium subterraneum includes the following:
- a CDS encoding response regulator, which produces MKPASVLIVEDEMVTALDLKDKLVNAGFIVPAIAASGEEAIDAAAEFRPDVVLMDIVLQGEMDGIQAARKISSLDIPVVFLTAYSDEVTLQRAKSTSPYGYIIKPYPDKELQLTLETTLQKHHEYRDKVESIRYKGLGDGVPLTSYEDEVPWEERPKILIVEDEIITAMDLAAQLEDMGYLVVDTVANGQDAIKKAELFRPDLILMDIVLSGELDGINVAEHIHDLDIPVVYLSAYTDDVTIERALKTSPFGYLPKPYQIDELYITLETALQQHQSETQRIEEIDHKITVKEGEMVIEKTAVFFISAIIISLIVYSLATRSMTWLMYLLFIPAFYNLFIIAVSLKKPSPPGGTELPFISILIPAHNEELTIGRCVRSLAELDYYKDGKRNYEIIVINDGSTDKTREVLGNLKGEFNYLRIVTRKPPRAGKGKGYVLNDGVRVCQGDVIAVFDADARIESDFLNKIIPYLDDDDVAGVQARVRMYNADRNLLTKMQEVEFSIFGNVILRARDIMGKSGFLGGNGQLTRKKFVEDIEGWDGFAVTEDLNMSIKLMLDGNKIRYCPEAVVWQEAVPEWKAFFRQRVRWATGNLETLFVYLAPIIDAKIPLYKKIDSIQYLVFLLFTVFVMLGYIVAILNLGNVIRFSMEAPVIIGLISTAAFFPGVLLGMRRDKVGILRSLIRGVEYWAYCLYLIPLFFAAFVHMLTRKERRWAKTKHTGE; this is translated from the coding sequence ATGAAGCCAGCATCAGTACTCATCGTGGAAGATGAAATGGTAACTGCCTTGGATCTTAAGGATAAACTGGTGAATGCTGGGTTTATAGTTCCGGCAATTGCGGCCAGTGGTGAAGAGGCAATTGACGCTGCAGCAGAATTTCGGCCCGATGTGGTGCTCATGGATATCGTGCTTCAGGGTGAAATGGATGGAATCCAAGCTGCGCGGAAAATAAGCTCCCTCGACATCCCGGTGGTCTTTTTAACTGCTTATTCTGATGAGGTGACATTGCAGAGGGCTAAATCCACCAGCCCTTATGGTTACATTATCAAACCCTACCCAGATAAAGAACTGCAGTTAACCCTGGAAACCACCCTCCAAAAACATCATGAATACCGTGATAAAGTTGAATCAATCCGTTATAAAGGTCTGGGTGACGGTGTACCTCTAACCAGTTATGAGGATGAGGTCCCATGGGAAGAACGTCCCAAGATATTGATTGTGGAAGATGAGATCATCACTGCCATGGATCTTGCGGCCCAGCTGGAGGATATGGGTTACCTGGTAGTGGATACTGTGGCCAATGGCCAGGATGCTATAAAAAAGGCAGAATTATTCCGTCCGGATCTGATACTTATGGACATCGTCTTGAGTGGAGAACTGGACGGCATCAATGTTGCCGAACATATCCATGACCTGGACATCCCAGTGGTTTACCTCAGTGCCTACACCGATGATGTTACTATAGAAAGAGCTCTTAAAACATCCCCCTTTGGTTACCTGCCCAAACCTTACCAGATTGATGAACTTTACATCACCCTAGAAACCGCCCTTCAACAACACCAATCAGAAACTCAGAGGATAGAAGAGATAGACCATAAGATCACTGTTAAGGAAGGGGAAATGGTTATTGAAAAGACCGCAGTGTTCTTCATCAGTGCCATTATCATTTCATTGATTGTTTACAGTCTGGCCACCAGAAGTATGACCTGGCTTATGTACCTCCTATTCATACCGGCATTTTACAACTTATTCATTATCGCCGTGAGTTTAAAGAAACCTTCACCCCCCGGAGGGACGGAACTACCCTTTATCAGCATTCTTATCCCTGCACACAATGAAGAGCTCACCATCGGGCGTTGTGTTCGTTCCCTGGCGGAGTTAGATTATTATAAAGATGGAAAGCGTAATTATGAGATCATAGTAATTAACGATGGTTCCACCGATAAAACCAGGGAAGTTCTTGGTAATTTAAAGGGTGAATTTAATTACCTGCGTATTGTCACCCGTAAACCACCACGAGCCGGTAAAGGTAAGGGATATGTTCTTAACGATGGGGTTAGGGTATGTCAGGGGGATGTTATCGCTGTTTTTGATGCGGATGCCCGTATAGAATCTGATTTTTTAAATAAAATCATCCCTTACTTGGACGATGATGATGTAGCTGGGGTTCAAGCTAGGGTGCGTATGTACAATGCCGACCGGAACCTGCTTACCAAGATGCAGGAGGTTGAGTTCTCAATTTTTGGCAACGTAATACTCAGAGCACGGGATATCATGGGGAAATCCGGTTTCCTGGGAGGTAATGGTCAGTTAACCCGGAAAAAATTCGTGGAAGATATTGAGGGTTGGGATGGTTTTGCAGTTACCGAAGATCTGAATATGAGCATTAAGCTGATGCTGGATGGAAATAAAATACGTTACTGCCCCGAGGCAGTGGTCTGGCAGGAAGCAGTGCCTGAATGGAAGGCTTTTTTCCGGCAGAGGGTTCGTTGGGCTACTGGTAATCTGGAGACCTTATTCGTGTATCTGGCCCCTATAATTGATGCTAAAATACCACTTTACAAGAAGATTGATTCCATACAGTACCTGGTTTTTCTCCTGTTCACCGTTTTTGTGATGCTCGGTTATATTGTGGCTATTTTAAACCTGGGAAATGTGATAAGGTTTTCAATGGAAGCACCAGTTATTATTGGATTGATATCAACAGCGGCTTTCTTTCCAGGAGTTCTTCTGGGAATGCGGAGGGATAAGGTGGGTATTTTAAGATCTCTCATCAGAGGTGTGGAGTACTGGGCTTACTGCCTTTATCTTATACCCCTCTTCTTTGCAGCCTTCGTTCACATGTTGACACGTAAGGAGAGGAGATGGGCTAAAACCAAGCACACTGGGGAATAA
- a CDS encoding DUF2115 domain-containing protein — MNLIKKTLVMIKKKPFGKLNMVKKLDEIDLNQALSKNDLLKVLKKEARSIYIQDIMKASHFLREDATFMPPRERDEYIARFTRAFFTRIKDIKDDQSSYQGEVNPTKLSEFLEVQDEQALNSSTDDERCFHLIARLVSAYTAFVREESIHPMGTRFPGGFTLRLVGGVYLCPVKDKQKETPSALCRFCVSVQDKSVD, encoded by the coding sequence ATGAATTTGATTAAAAAAACATTGGTAATGATTAAAAAAAAACCATTTGGGAAGCTAAATATGGTGAAGAAACTGGATGAAATTGATTTAAACCAGGCCCTGAGTAAAAATGATCTATTGAAAGTACTGAAAAAGGAAGCCAGATCCATCTATATACAGGATATAATGAAGGCCTCCCACTTCCTCAGGGAAGATGCCACTTTCATGCCACCCCGTGAAAGGGATGAATATATTGCCAGGTTCACCAGGGCATTTTTCACCCGGATCAAGGATATAAAGGATGACCAATCCTCTTATCAGGGAGAGGTGAACCCGACTAAACTTAGTGAATTTTTAGAAGTTCAGGACGAACAGGCCCTAAACTCAAGCACTGATGATGAGCGATGTTTCCACCTCATAGCCCGTTTGGTTTCTGCCTACACTGCATTTGTAAGGGAAGAATCCATACACCCTATGGGAACCCGGTTCCCTGGTGGTTTCACCCTGCGACTGGTAGGTGGTGTTTATCTCTGCCCGGTTAAGGATAAACAAAAAGAAACCCCCAGTGCACTGTGCAGATTCTGTGTATCAGTCCAGGATAAGAGTGTAGATTGA
- a CDS encoding DUF2115 domain-containing protein — protein sequence MIIKELDFSREISKNDLLKALKGEANHVHIHDFIKTCSFLKKNMEHVNPHYKEEYIKMYTEGYLKGYRDVKNDKTSYTGHVDLVELEESIQLLEKQEKIMETEFGENNRSFKPYLIMSIYTTFILEEPIHPMGTPFPGGLKVRKDNDIYYCPVKKNNENNPLAVCGFCIAEQEPDM from the coding sequence ATGATTATCAAAGAACTGGATTTTTCCCGGGAAATTTCAAAAAATGATCTCCTGAAGGCGTTGAAGGGTGAAGCCAATCATGTGCATATCCATGATTTCATCAAAACCTGCAGCTTCCTCAAGAAGAATATGGAACATGTAAACCCCCATTACAAGGAAGAGTACATTAAAATGTACACCGAAGGGTATTTAAAGGGTTACCGAGATGTTAAAAATGATAAAACATCCTACACCGGACATGTTGATCTTGTTGAGCTGGAAGAATCCATCCAGCTCCTGGAAAAACAGGAAAAAATAATGGAAACAGAGTTTGGTGAAAATAACCGATCATTTAAGCCCTATCTGATCATGTCCATTTATACCACATTCATACTGGAAGAACCAATCCATCCGATGGGTACACCATTCCCTGGTGGTTTGAAGGTACGCAAAGATAATGATATCTATTACTGCCCAGTAAAAAAGAATAACGAGAACAACCCACTGGCAGTTTGTGGATTTTGCATTGCAGAGCAGGAACCAGATATGTAA
- a CDS encoding DEAD/DEAH box helicase yields the protein MSLESVDPAIRKIIKESYPQIKELNPAQNAVVDAGLLDEKENYIIAIPTASGKTLLGVMAALRTILDGGKVVYAVPLLSIQNEKVKEFKKFEEHGIKVGKHPSSSDLAVMVFESYDALTRFNLNALSDVDLLIVDEFHMIGEYSRGPTIECAITRSRMLHPGMRLIALSATLQNMEELSTWLGARVVEHDYRPVPLFKEVLNTEEFGIKNKNDVILRILKDSMEESSQALVFVSTRRFTESLANYLAGKIKRTLPAEKKKAFKRVAEKILDVPKRRGSLPTEVCLKLAECAENGMAFHHAGLFDRQKEIIEEEFRAGNLLMITATPSLMYGVNLPSKNVVIRDYTRWTSQGPQPIPVFDYLQMSGRAGRPGYDKEGYSYLIGKTLSEAEQLQYQYIYGEIEATNSKLLENRDAVYRQIISQVAAGMARNLDELLEFFKDTFSGFQMTHSEYSSLFASDTIQFQVKEALDFLMEHGMIQAVPDGLRATAFGMLIAKSNYAVQTAVRLKEFARSGGEVEMSRLIYEICRTPDLIPISFKGRKSRDPVRDRLNRAGLFVVDVGNDEATAATLMEWMDERSEYEIENAFNVYAASTRRAAYEASRLVKFHREICQVLGVYSGLDSMETLTARLYYGVKEELLPLVVGIKRLGRRRARALVDAFGTDLRYVSREELLRIEGIGPKTAESILKKYHSHD from the coding sequence ATGAGTCTTGAATCTGTGGATCCAGCTATCAGGAAGATAATAAAGGAGTCTTACCCCCAGATTAAGGAGCTTAACCCTGCCCAGAATGCAGTGGTAGATGCCGGGCTTCTGGATGAAAAGGAAAATTACATCATTGCCATACCCACTGCCAGTGGTAAAACCCTCCTGGGAGTGATGGCCGCCCTCCGGACAATCCTCGATGGGGGTAAAGTGGTTTATGCAGTTCCCCTTTTATCCATCCAGAATGAGAAGGTTAAGGAATTTAAAAAATTCGAAGAACACGGTATCAAGGTGGGTAAACATCCCTCTTCATCGGATTTGGCAGTGATGGTCTTCGAATCCTACGATGCACTGACCCGTTTCAACTTGAACGCCCTTTCTGATGTGGATCTCCTCATTGTGGATGAATTCCATATGATCGGGGAGTATAGTCGTGGCCCCACCATTGAATGCGCCATCACCCGTTCCCGTATGCTCCATCCCGGGATGAGGTTAATCGCCCTATCGGCCACCCTGCAGAACATGGAGGAACTTTCCACCTGGCTGGGTGCCCGGGTGGTGGAACATGATTATCGGCCAGTTCCCCTTTTTAAAGAAGTTCTGAACACTGAAGAATTCGGTATCAAAAACAAGAATGATGTTATACTTCGAATTCTTAAGGATTCCATGGAGGAATCCAGCCAGGCCCTGGTATTTGTTTCCACTCGCCGTTTCACTGAATCACTGGCCAACTACCTGGCAGGTAAAATAAAAAGGACTCTGCCCGCGGAGAAGAAAAAGGCATTTAAAAGGGTGGCTGAAAAGATCCTGGATGTTCCCAAGAGACGCGGATCCCTACCCACTGAAGTGTGCCTGAAACTAGCAGAATGCGCGGAGAATGGGATGGCCTTCCACCATGCAGGCCTATTTGATCGTCAGAAGGAGATCATTGAGGAGGAGTTCCGTGCCGGGAACCTTCTGATGATCACCGCCACCCCCAGCCTGATGTACGGGGTGAACCTCCCCTCTAAGAACGTGGTTATCCGGGATTACACCCGCTGGACCAGTCAGGGACCTCAACCCATACCGGTGTTCGATTACCTGCAAATGTCAGGCCGTGCCGGGCGTCCGGGGTATGATAAGGAGGGTTACTCCTACCTGATTGGTAAAACCCTCTCTGAAGCTGAACAACTCCAGTATCAGTACATCTACGGGGAGATTGAAGCCACCAACTCCAAGTTACTGGAAAACCGGGATGCAGTTTACCGCCAGATCATTTCACAGGTGGCAGCTGGGATGGCTCGGAATCTGGATGAACTCCTGGAATTTTTCAAAGACACTTTTTCTGGTTTCCAGATGACCCACTCGGAGTATTCTTCTTTATTTGCCTCGGATACCATTCAGTTTCAAGTTAAGGAGGCACTGGATTTTCTGATGGAACACGGAATGATCCAGGCAGTTCCGGATGGTCTGAGGGCCACTGCCTTTGGCATGTTAATTGCCAAAAGTAACTATGCAGTGCAGACTGCGGTGCGTCTTAAGGAATTTGCCCGTTCTGGTGGAGAAGTGGAAATGTCCCGTTTAATCTATGAGATATGCCGCACCCCTGATCTGATCCCCATCTCCTTTAAAGGCCGTAAAAGCCGAGACCCGGTCCGGGATCGGCTCAACCGTGCAGGTTTGTTTGTGGTGGATGTGGGTAACGATGAGGCCACTGCTGCCACCCTTATGGAATGGATGGATGAACGGAGCGAGTATGAGATTGAAAATGCCTTCAATGTTTATGCGGCATCCACCCGGAGAGCAGCCTATGAGGCATCCCGACTGGTGAAGTTCCACCGGGAAATATGCCAAGTTCTGGGTGTCTATAGCGGACTAGATTCCATGGAAACCCTCACCGCCAGACTCTATTACGGGGTGAAGGAGGAGTTACTCCCACTGGTGGTGGGAATCAAGCGTCTGGGCCGCAGACGTGCACGGGCACTGGTAGATGCCTTCGGAACAGACCTTCGTTACGTTTCCCGAGAGGAACTACTACGGATTGAAGGTATAGGGCCTAAAACTGCGGAGAGTATACTTAAAAAGTATCATTCGCATGATTAA
- the moaC gene encoding cyclic pyranopterin monophosphate synthase MoaC has product MDEKEFTHLTQSGVHMVEVGDKPIIKRTALAQGRIKLQKETIDLIEKGELKKGNVLTTAQIAAIQAVKNTPQMIPLCHPIPIGGVEVEFEVNPESIEVTVQVSSTGKTGVEMEAITGVSVGLLTIWDMVKSVEKDENGQYPSTAITDIEVIRKEKIEL; this is encoded by the coding sequence ATGGATGAAAAAGAATTCACACACCTCACCCAGAGTGGGGTGCACATGGTAGAAGTAGGGGATAAGCCAATCATCAAAAGAACCGCCCTTGCCCAGGGAAGAATAAAACTGCAAAAAGAGACCATTGATCTCATTGAAAAGGGAGAACTTAAAAAGGGTAACGTGCTCACCACTGCCCAAATAGCAGCCATCCAAGCTGTTAAAAATACTCCCCAGATGATACCCCTATGCCATCCAATACCCATCGGAGGGGTGGAAGTGGAATTTGAAGTGAACCCTGAATCTATTGAGGTTACAGTGCAGGTGAGCAGCACCGGGAAGACTGGTGTGGAAATGGAAGCCATCACAGGGGTCAGTGTGGGTCTTTTGACCATCTGGGACATGGTTAAGAGTGTGGAAAAGGATGAAAATGGACAGTACCCTTCCACCGCTATCACTGATATTGAAGTAATCCGCAAGGAAAAAATCGAATTATAA
- a CDS encoding glycosyltransferase, with product MRVCILGQYPPHIGGVSSHTYLLSRELVKRGDEVYVLTYPHQDIRDVGGVKVETASAPNIKGLRGLFFSISSFFKLIGMVHRLKIDLIHAHFLLPPGLIGVCVGSIMGKKTAVTAHGSDLMIQAKNPLLRGLIKFTLKRADYVLVVNQTLQEKVLELGINPDKIYITPNAVDVEKFTPQNKELPPDIEMSSDKPVLLFVGNLVFQKGVKYLLDAKMLMNTPAELVVVGDGPLRQELEMKVQNEEISDVVFVGARRDVEKIMPSADVFVLPSVSEGSPITILEAMASGLPVVATSVGGITDLINDKVGRVVEPENPLEMATALDEILENKTLLEEKIVAAREHAMKYSTVKIPY from the coding sequence ATGCGTGTGTGCATATTAGGACAATACCCCCCCCATATTGGAGGTGTTTCATCCCACACTTATCTTCTATCCAGGGAACTGGTAAAACGAGGAGATGAAGTTTACGTGTTAACCTATCCCCACCAGGATATTAGGGATGTTGGAGGAGTTAAAGTAGAAACAGCCTCCGCACCCAACATTAAAGGTTTAAGGGGTTTATTCTTTTCCATATCCTCTTTTTTCAAACTGATAGGCATGGTACACCGTTTAAAGATTGACCTTATCCACGCCCACTTCCTACTACCCCCAGGGCTTATCGGAGTTTGTGTGGGTTCCATCATGGGTAAAAAAACTGCAGTAACCGCCCATGGATCCGATCTCATGATACAGGCTAAAAATCCCCTTCTAAGGGGACTAATCAAGTTTACCCTTAAAAGAGCTGATTATGTGCTGGTGGTTAACCAGACACTGCAGGAAAAAGTGTTGGAGTTGGGTATAAATCCGGATAAAATTTACATAACTCCCAATGCAGTGGATGTAGAAAAATTCACCCCCCAGAATAAGGAACTCCCCCCTGATATAGAGATGAGTTCTGATAAGCCAGTGCTACTATTTGTGGGAAATCTGGTGTTCCAGAAGGGTGTTAAATATCTCCTGGATGCTAAGATGTTAATGAATACCCCTGCAGAGCTGGTAGTGGTGGGTGATGGTCCCCTCCGCCAGGAGCTGGAGATGAAAGTTCAAAATGAAGAGATCAGTGACGTGGTTTTCGTTGGTGCCCGTCGTGACGTGGAGAAAATTATGCCATCTGCTGATGTTTTTGTTCTCCCCAGTGTGTCTGAAGGGTCTCCCATCACTATCCTGGAGGCCATGGCCAGTGGTCTGCCAGTGGTGGCCACCAGTGTAGGGGGAATCACTGATTTAATAAATGATAAAGTAGGACGAGTAGTTGAACCTGAAAATCCCCTGGAAATGGCAACTGCGTTGGATGAAATCCTAGAAAACAAAACATTACTGGAAGAGAAGATAGTTGCTGCCCGGGAACATGCCATGAAATACAGTACCGTAAAGATACCTTATTAA
- the cbiD gene encoding cobalt-precorrin-5B (C(1))-methyltransferase CbiD — protein sequence MEENHSNLKDQNLSYANSKPGRENNKSSPPSVSLPVESDNYGITTGSAATAAALAALQSIKGEKVSGVNIQTPLGCLDISVKSSHKISDHSGRASVVKMPYHDPDVTINLEVHAEVHLTDKPSIIITGGEGVGRITKPGLQLPVGEVAINPVPRKMIQSNLEAALPPGKGAQVLITIPQGRKIARRTMNPRLGIVDGISILGTTGIARSMNSESFQKAKKCQLDVALAEGYQELVFVPGNIGEKLARQLLDVEDDQIIQMGNLVGYMLEEASKSDLSKLIIMGHAGKLVKIAGGIFQTEHRLADGRREIITTHTGLRGGNKKVMEEVFNSNTTEDMIEILEREGMVDMVFNSIASSIKERCQDRFDLKPEVIILKMDGTVLNSNYRVELLNHQS from the coding sequence ATGGAAGAAAATCATTCCAATTTAAAAGACCAGAATTTATCTTATGCTAATTCTAAACCTGGCAGGGAGAACAATAAATCATCCCCCCCATCTGTTTCTTTACCAGTTGAAAGTGACAATTATGGAATAACCACAGGAAGTGCAGCCACTGCCGCAGCTTTAGCCGCATTACAATCCATAAAAGGGGAAAAAGTTTCCGGGGTTAATATCCAAACACCCCTGGGATGTCTGGATATTTCAGTTAAGAGTTCTCATAAAATAAGTGACCACTCTGGGAGGGCTTCAGTTGTTAAAATGCCTTACCATGACCCTGATGTCACCATCAATTTAGAAGTGCATGCCGAGGTTCATCTTACAGATAAACCAAGCATAATAATCACTGGTGGGGAAGGGGTAGGCCGGATAACCAAACCAGGATTACAACTACCAGTGGGAGAAGTAGCTATAAACCCGGTTCCAAGGAAGATGATCCAGTCCAACCTGGAGGCTGCACTGCCACCAGGTAAAGGTGCCCAAGTCTTGATCACCATACCTCAGGGTAGGAAAATTGCCCGTAGGACTATGAATCCCCGTCTGGGTATTGTGGATGGCATTTCCATACTGGGAACCACTGGAATTGCCCGTTCCATGAATTCAGAAAGTTTCCAGAAGGCCAAGAAATGTCAGCTGGATGTGGCACTGGCCGAAGGATATCAGGAACTGGTTTTCGTTCCCGGGAATATTGGAGAAAAACTGGCCCGTCAGTTGCTGGATGTGGAAGATGACCAGATAATCCAAATGGGTAACCTGGTGGGTTACATGCTGGAAGAAGCAAGTAAAAGTGACTTATCCAAATTAATAATCATGGGCCATGCTGGTAAACTGGTTAAAATAGCCGGAGGTATCTTCCAGACAGAGCATCGCCTGGCAGATGGTCGCAGGGAGATAATAACCACCCACACCGGACTAAGAGGTGGGAATAAAAAAGTAATGGAGGAAGTTTTCAACTCCAACACCACCGAGGACATGATTGAAATCCTGGAAAGAGAAGGTATGGTGGATATGGTTTTCAACTCCATAGCCAGTTCCATCAAGGAACGTTGCCAGGACAGGTTTGATCTAAAGCCAGAAGTGATTATTTTAAAGATGGATGGCACTGTACTCAACAGTAATTACCGGGTTGAATTACTTAATCATCAATCCTAA
- a CDS encoding MJ0307 family thioredoxin encodes MVVKVEVFTSPSCPYCPMAIEVVNEVEKEMPGTMEVEKIDIMVDREKAVEYGLMAVPAIALNGVVRFVGAPSKEELTSAIEEEKNK; translated from the coding sequence ATGGTTGTAAAAGTTGAGGTGTTCACATCTCCTTCCTGTCCTTACTGTCCTATGGCTATTGAAGTTGTAAATGAAGTTGAAAAAGAAATGCCTGGCACTATGGAAGTTGAAAAAATTGACATCATGGTTGATCGGGAAAAAGCAGTTGAATATGGGTTAATGGCCGTGCCTGCTATTGCTTTAAACGGAGTTGTGCGTTTTGTGGGCGCTCCATCTAAAGAAGAACTGACAAGTGCCATAGAAGAAGAAAAGAATAAATAA
- the sppA gene encoding signal peptide peptidase SppA, with product MSKDTRLVLGIVGGGFLILLVLFIAIISLLGSSDQFTNGTSFGNTVAIVPVQGEIAYSQSNILGGGGVASPQTITEGIKQAEKDGSVSAIVLDVNSPGGSPVASEEIMNVVKTAKKPVVVWISDIGASGAYLVASPADKIMASPSSIVGSIGVILSLTDLSGLYQKIGVNQYAIKAGEYKDMGASYRNLTPEEERMLQEMVNQDYEYFIKQVAENRKLDLDYVRSIAEGKIYTGTQAKELKLIDETGDREKAIESAARLGGIKGDYEVITITPTETLADIIKGYSTNFAYALGKGIGSLLNEGSVESSVDYSLR from the coding sequence ATGAGTAAAGATACCAGACTAGTTTTGGGTATTGTGGGAGGAGGATTTTTAATCCTTCTAGTTCTTTTTATAGCCATCATATCCCTTTTAGGGAGTAGTGACCAGTTCACCAATGGCACCAGCTTCGGAAACACCGTGGCAATTGTACCGGTCCAGGGTGAAATTGCCTACAGCCAATCTAACATTCTGGGAGGAGGAGGAGTAGCATCACCCCAAACCATAACTGAGGGTATTAAACAGGCCGAAAAAGATGGTTCTGTGAGTGCCATTGTCCTAGATGTTAACAGCCCCGGTGGTTCACCAGTGGCCAGTGAAGAGATCATGAATGTGGTTAAAACTGCTAAAAAACCAGTGGTGGTTTGGATCAGTGATATTGGTGCCTCCGGAGCCTACCTGGTTGCCTCACCTGCCGATAAGATCATGGCCAGCCCATCATCCATTGTGGGTAGTATTGGAGTTATACTCAGCCTAACTGATCTTTCTGGACTTTACCAGAAGATCGGTGTTAACCAGTACGCAATTAAAGCAGGGGAGTATAAAGATATGGGTGCTTCCTACCGTAATTTAACCCCTGAAGAAGAGCGGATGTTGCAGGAGATGGTTAATCAGGATTATGAGTACTTCATTAAGCAGGTGGCTGAAAACCGTAAACTGGATTTGGACTATGTGCGGAGCATTGCCGAGGGAAAAATATACACCGGAACCCAGGCCAAGGAATTGAAGTTAATAGATGAAACTGGTGACCGGGAAAAGGCCATTGAATCAGCAGCCCGACTGGGGGGAATAAAGGGAGACTATGAGGTAATAACCATCACCCCTACCGAGACCCTGGCGGATATTATTAAGGGTTACTCCACCAACTTTGCCTATGCACTAGGTAAGGGAATTGGAAGTTTATTGAATGAGGGTTCTGTAGAAAGCTCTGTGGATTACAGTTTAAGATGA
- a CDS encoding shikimate kinase, translating into MKAIVRSPGSATVINAISTGCGSAFGIQLYVTAKASLKSSKRIFKADKDVDTTLMEICVRNVLDKFNVDTGIEIKTSSTLPVASGLSSSSATSNAVVLATYQAMINDGLIPEGSLNDSDILNLAIDSSLEAGVTITGAFDDASASFFGGLTITHNPRREIFHRGPMEEQNILIYMPNRKSPTAQSDVGRMKLLAPWVKLAFQEALKGNVYGALTLNGILYSAALSFDAGIALDALNSGALAAGLSGTGPSFVAIVPEENISGVQEAWSSYPGRVILTQADNMGTKVVDHG; encoded by the coding sequence TTGAAAGCAATTGTCCGGTCACCCGGATCAGCAACGGTAATTAATGCCATATCCACGGGTTGCGGATCTGCATTTGGTATCCAACTTTATGTAACTGCCAAAGCCAGTTTAAAGTCATCAAAACGAATATTCAAAGCAGATAAGGATGTTGACACCACACTTATGGAAATTTGTGTGAGAAATGTACTTGATAAATTTAATGTGGACACCGGGATAGAAATAAAGACCAGTTCCACCTTACCTGTGGCCTCGGGACTATCAAGCAGCAGTGCCACTTCCAATGCAGTGGTTCTGGCCACATACCAGGCCATGATTAATGATGGTTTAATACCTGAGGGTAGTTTAAATGATTCAGATATACTTAATCTGGCCATTGATTCCTCTCTGGAGGCAGGGGTTACCATTACCGGGGCATTTGATGATGCCAGTGCCTCCTTTTTCGGAGGTCTAACCATCACCCACAATCCTCGACGTGAGATCTTCCACCGAGGCCCCATGGAGGAGCAAAATATATTAATATACATGCCCAATAGAAAGTCACCTACTGCCCAATCTGATGTCGGTAGGATGAAACTCCTGGCCCCCTGGGTGAAACTCGCATTCCAGGAAGCACTCAAAGGCAACGTATATGGAGCTCTGACATTAAACGGAATTTTATATAGCGCTGCGCTTAGTTTTGATGCTGGAATTGCTTTGGATGCCTTAAATTCAGGTGCACTGGCCGCAGGTCTTTCAGGAACTGGCCCCTCATTTGTAGCCATAGTTCCTGAAGAGAATATAAGCGGTGTTCAGGAAGCATGGAGTTCGTATCCTGGGCGGGTAATATTAACTCAGGCGGATAATATGGGAACCAAGGTGGTTGACCATGGATAG
- a CDS encoding chorismate mutase, which produces MDRAEALQLLESSRKKIDLLDEKIIKLIKERTSLATDIYQAKIVLGMKIHDPEREEFIHHKIREIAKEQEIDKDSLTQITMILTDLSKKEQQKIQGGKKHG; this is translated from the coding sequence ATGGATAGGGCAGAAGCGTTACAACTCTTGGAAAGCTCTCGGAAAAAAATTGATTTACTGGATGAAAAGATAATAAAGCTCATAAAAGAGCGAACTTCCCTGGCCACTGATATTTACCAGGCCAAGATTGTTCTGGGAATGAAAATTCATGATCCAGAAAGGGAAGAGTTTATCCACCATAAGATCCGAGAAATAGCTAAAGAGCAGGAAATAGATAAAGACAGTCTCACCCAGATCACTATGATACTGACGGATTTGAGCAAAAAAGAACAACAGAAAATACAAGGAGGTAAAAAGCATGGGTAA